In one Brienomyrus brachyistius isolate T26 chromosome 5, BBRACH_0.4, whole genome shotgun sequence genomic region, the following are encoded:
- the LOC125742700 gene encoding sterile alpha motif domain-containing protein 9-like, with protein MAEESEKRPIESWTESDVSTWLRSIKIDEKYIQKFQEEEVNGVVLLQATEKYLKNKIGMKSGPIHLLMTKRDELTNSSPATKPQDATAGKSENQSNQQEQCVLSGNGSKVKSKTKIKKASQRGLSAKRDCKPRPFGKEGVNFTYAKHNVLKPESGVVDMISPCHEYKSFEIAADLDNQRLQAKLAKETFKFACGCMNMRTNGTIHFGVMDSVSDSGYVHGEIIGIPIKDKDVYVDALDYMNKCFKSDSELAAQCIRPPEFIEVSDIDSTEKYYVVEIDIEPKIIIVSSKLFSVHLPNFREDSNKVEYEKKTMYRRNGSKTEPISNQEEFYSSLRHRDELRKEAEKDHIVPDVSVDLGRKLAMLITDGKGKIEKEKWHIVVANRFQEEHLKCIDFLLDLKIFCVFDFDPDSKASGLCKKYIEHHAANLHFLQNYKIPDEMSIKDFEGELRLFEQVSWIFCNGRNDFRGNETPCDEIAWITNRKTFLKEAVCLICKQILPNGTFSVIFFLTSPVELPIVHTFHEFIAEMQGHDDIICISESEDNYSKWEGYAQWSCTAETVQSKSISGMKMSHVNATIQQLQPSKTRVAKHLSVFSKGVCQLEKIEEERMSSIEILSIDQCDDTITDSEDEIKVIEENFYRGGKVSWINFWLSEKKHVGEFIQRDTYKEISKRISDLPKCSIEQTAIQDLRIYHQPGSGGSTVARQVLWNNRKNFRCAVARHSFSASKVAEHAVRLREYEEVDAQKCLPVLLLVEDFDTEYLEDLRRELESAVRTQKIKPGTLCFLLLSCRQSHEPEKMSKESPLQNFSVTHKLSAEEKREFARKKTEVEKQYSANYIITFVLMSEEFNKDYIIKFVKDLLVGIKHGDVVTHLIHYVALLNTYVQNSYLSQSHCEALLLLSMQTNIEPTANKQTRKKHTDRCRRHLFESSLNKQAKVLFIHLRDEKTHIQSIRILHPLIAKEVLRQLLGKDQQQSDIAMKLLKDDVLFQNSFGKEHYHRFLRDLCMRRNKIIKGDKSDTSFSPLIEHILEKENPEKAFEILKAAYTRFNEDPFFAQQLARLCYTYEKFPEAKVWADIAEKKMPHNSYILDTKGQVFKRWFNDKYKNLDGNISPESTVDTIATALEAIECFRTCEGAANLEQDSMNNSGYFSEVQVERDLLDLVLKVFPRGEKGRSECMQYLVTGHIPERVKKPWECFHSKLKFIHKNMHDALTRISEDLSYFQMDVSLDDDEQYSTELKTRNPVKWLARQTAWYGNFFKDVELPSKEQNQLSTRMKLCSLGGDNITSIFSLLSEKKQDQLESIVTVYGGLKKLDQMELANYIASQIALGCVSSASTSSKLKELQACSHQFPRDRDRCHPNALFLLTLLFWPEDGDTNQERDNKYEILMSALDVLKRSFKIKQKNVPHKELRVFTHFYLGKGSGLSKIVHKSMIQAFKTFTVSQKRIKWFDGYIWKTPEIVHMLKRVQGWTEHGNVYIKGCKGKEIKIRALNSDSVPDGNENVEFYVGFTFQGPVACGITVCDASET; from the exons ATGG CTGAGGAAAGTGAAAAACGACCAATTGAAAGCTGGACAGAATCCGATGTGAGCACCTGGTTGAGGTCCATAAAAATTGATGAGAAGTATATTCAGAAATTTCAAGAGGAAGAAGTCAATGGGGTGGTCCTCTTACAAGCAACTGAAAAATATCTGAAAAACAAGATTGGAATGAAATCTGGACCTATCCATCTTCTGATGACCAAAAGGGATGAGCTCACCAATTCTTCTCCAGCTACTAAGCCTCAAGATGCCACTGCAGGGAAAAGTGAAAATCAATCAAACCAGCAAGAGCAGTGTGTTTTAAGTGGGAATGGAAGCAAAGTAAAATCAaaaaccaaaataaaaaaagcttCTCAGAGAGGGTTGTCTGCGAAAAGAGACTGCAAACCTCGGCCTTTTGGCAAAGAGGGGGTTAACTTCACATATGCAAAGCACAATGTGTTAAAGCCTGAATCGGGCGTTGTTGATATGATTTCTCCTTGTCATGAATACAAGTCATTTGAAATTGCTGCTGACTTGGACAATCAGAGGTTACAAGCCAAACTTGCCAAAGAAACTTTCAAATTCGCCTGTGGATGTATGAACATGCGAACAAATGGCACAATACACTTCGGTGTGATGGACAGTGTGAGCGACTCTGGTTATGTTCATGGTGAGATAATAGGTATTCCTATTAAAGACAAagatgtgtatgttgatgcattAGACTACATGAATAAGTGCTTTAAATCTGACAGTGAGCTCGCAGCACAGTGTATTCGCCCACCGGAGTTTATTGAAGTTTCAGACATTGACAGCACAGAAAAATATTATGTGGTAGAAATTGATATTGAACCAAAAATCATTATCGTGTCCAGCAAACTGTTCTCTGTCCATCTGCCGAATTTCAGGGAGGATTCAAATAAGGTGGAATATGAAAAGAAAACGATGTACCGTAGAAATGGTTCCAAAACTGAACCAATCAGCAATCAGGAAGAGTTTTACTCCAGTCTAAGACACCGAGATGAGCTTAGAAAAGAAGCTGAAAAGGACCACATTGTTCCAGATGTGAGTGTTGACCTTGGAAGAAAACTGGCGATGTTGATCACTGATGGAAAAGGGAAAATCGAAAAGGAAAAGTGGCACATTGTTGTTGCAAACAGATTTCAGGAAGAACATTTGAAATGCATTGACTTTTTACTGGATCTGAAAATTTTCTGTGTGTTTGACTTTGACCCCGACTCCAAAGCATCTGGATTATGCAAAAAATACATTGAGCACCATGCAGCAAATTTACATTTCTTACAAAACTACAAAATACCAGATGAAATGAGCATTAAAGACTTTGAAGGTGAATTGCGTTTGTTTGAACAGGTCAGCTGGATTTTTTGCAATGGACGAAATGATTTCCGTGGAAATGAGACTCCCTGTGATGAAATTGCATGGATTACAAATAGAAAGACATTTCTAAAGGAGGCAGTGTGTCTGATTTGTAAACAAATCTTACCAAATGGCACTTTCTCTGTGATTTTCTTTCTTACCTCTCCAGTTGAGCTACCGATCGTTCACACTTTCCATGAGTTCATTGCTGAAATGCAAGGTCATGATGATATCATTTGCATTTCAGAGTCTGAAGACAATTACAGCAAATGGGAAGGTTATGCTCAGTGGTCTTGCACTGCTGAGACTGTGCAGTCTAAGAGTATTTCAGGGATGAAAATGAGCCATGTCAATGCTACAATTCAGCAGCTTCAGCCCTCCAAAACAAGGGTCGCCAAGCACCTTTCTGTCTTCAGTAAAGGTGTTTGCCAACTTGAAAAGATTGAAGAAGAAAGAATGTCTTCTATAGAAATTCTGAGCATTGACCAGTGTGATGATACCATAACTGATTCTGAGGATGAAATCAAAGTCATTGAAGAGAATTTTTATCGCGGGGGCAAAGTGAGTTGGATCAATTTTTGGCTGTCAGAAAAGAAACATGTTGGGGAATTCATCCAGAGAGATACATATAAAGAAATTTCCAAACGTATCAGTGACCTTCCCAAGTGTAGTATCGAACAGACAGCCATTCAGGATCTTAGAATATACCACCAACCAGGTAGTGGTGGAAGCACTGTTGCACGGCAAGTGCTCTGGAATAACAGGAAAAACTTCAGATGTGCAGTGGCAAGACACTCATTCTCTGCTTCAAAAGTGGCTGAGCACGCTGTGAGGCTGCGAGAGTATGAGGAAGTCGACGCACAGAAATGTCTTCCAGTTCTTTTGCTGGTTGAAGATTTCGACACAGAATACCTTGAAGATCTAAGGAGAGAGCTTGAATCGGCTGTGAGAACTCAGAAGATCAAGCCAGGGACACTGTGTTTTCTTTTACTAAGCTGCAGACAATCACATGAACCAGAAAAAATGAGCAAGGAGTCGCCATTACAGAATTTTTCCGTGACTCATAAACTGTCAGCAGAAGAGAAGAGAGAGTTTGCACGAAAAAAGACTGAAGTTGAAAAGCAATATTCAGCCAATTACATCATAACCTTTGTTTTGATGAGTGAGGAATTTAACAAAGACtacatcatcaaatttgtgaaagATTTACTTGTTGGCATTAAGCATGGAGATGTTGTCACTCACCTTATTCATTATGTGGCATTACTCAATACTTATGTGCAAAACTCCTATCTCTCTCAGTCCCATTGTGAAGCTCTGCTACTACTAAGCATGCAGACAAATATTGAACCCACTGCCAACAAGCAGACCAGAAAAAAACATACAGATAGATGCAGAAGGCACTTGTTTGAATCATCATTAAACAAGCAGGCCAAAGTTCTCTTCATCCATCTGAGAGATGAGAAGACTCATATTCAAAGCATACGCATCCTTCATCCCTTGATTGCTAAAGAAGTCCTTCGCCAACTTTTGGGCAAAGACCAGCAGCAGAGTGACATAGCCATGAAACTACTGAAAGATGATGTGCTTTTTCAGAACAGTTTTGGAAAAGAGCATTACCACAGATTCCTGCGTGACCTCTGCATGAGACGCAATAAGATCATTAAAGGAGACAAATCTGACACTTCATTTTCTCCCCTCATTGAACACATTTTGGAGAAGGAAAATCCGGAAAAGGCTTTCGAGATCCTGAAAGCAGCCTACACGCGGTTTAATGAAGATCCCTTCTTTGCTCAGCAGCTTGCACGGTTGTGTTACACATATGAGAAGTTTCCAGAAGCTAAGGTCTGGGCAGATATAGCCGAGAAAAAGATGCCACACAACTCCTATATCTTGGATACAAAGGGCCAAGTATTTAAAAGATGGTTCAATGACAAATATAAAAATCTTGACGGTAACATCAGTCCTGAAAGCACTGTGGACACAATTGCAACAGCGCTAGAAGCAATTGAATGCTTCAGAACTTGCGAGGGAGCAGCTAATTTGGAACAGGACTCTATGAATAATTCAGGCTACTTCTCAGAAGTTCAAGTAGAGCGTGATCTTTTGGATCTAGTCTTGAAAGTGTTTCCACGTGGAGAAAAGGGCCGCTCTGAGTGCATGCAGTACTTAGTGACAGGTCACATTCCAGAAAGGGTGAAAAAGCCGTGGGAGTGTTTTCACAGTAAACTGAAATTCATTCACAAGAATATGCATGATGCCCTCACAAGGATTTCAGAAGATCTGAGCTATTTCCAGATGGACGTCAGTTTGGATGATGATGAACAATACAGCactgaactgaaaacaaggaatCCAGTAAAATGGCTTGCAAGACAAACTGCCTGGTATGGGAATTTTTTCAAAGATGTAGAGTTGCCCTCCAAAGAACAAAATCAATTATCAACACGCATGAAACTTTGCTCTCTTGGAGGTGATAATATTACCAGCATCTTTTCTCTTTTGTCTGAAAAGAAACAGGACCAACTAGAATCCATCGTTACTGTATACGGTGGGCTGAAGAAACTTGATCAAATGGAACTGGCCAACTACATAGCATCTCAGATAGCCTTAGGGTGTGTTTCAAGTGCATCCACTTCTTCTAAACTCAAGGAGCTTCAAGCATGCAGCCATCAGTTCCCTCGGGACAGAGACAGATGTCACCCCAATGCCCTGTTCTTACTCACATTGCTTTTCTGGCCAGAGGATGGCGACACCAATCAGGAGAGAGATAACAAATATGAAATCCTTATGTCTGCTTTGGATGTTTTGAAACGAAGCTTcaaaattaaacagaaaaatgtgcCTCACAAAGAGCTGAGAGTTTTCACGCATTTCTACCTTGGCAAAGGAAGTGGCCTGAGTAAGATTGTCCACAAAAGTATGATACAGGCCTTCAAAACATTCACAGTGTCACAAAAAAGAATTAAGTGGTTTGATGGATATATCTGGAAAACGCCAGAGATTGTGCACATGCTGAAACGTGTTCAAGGCTGGACGGAACATGGAAATGTCTATATCAAAGGCTGTAAAGGGAAGGAGATCAAGATACGTGCCCTGAACTCTGATTCAGTACCTGATGGTAACGAGAATGTTGAATTTTATGTGGGATTTACATTTCAAGGACCTGTTGCTTGTGGCATCACTGTCTGTGATGCCAGTGAGACATAG
- the LOC125742699 gene encoding sterile alpha motif domain-containing protein 9-like produces the protein MAEESEKRPIESWTESDVSTWLRSIKIDEKYIQKFQEEEVNGVVLLQATEKYLKNKIGMKSGPIHLLMTKRDELTNSSPATKPQDATAGKSENQSNQQEQCVLSGNGSKVKSKTKIKKASQRGLSAKRDCKPRPFGKEGVNFTYAKHNVLKPESGVVDMISPCHEYKSFEIAADLDNQRLQAKLAKETFKFACGCMNMRTNGTIHFGVMDSVSDSGYVHGEIIGIPIKDKDVYVDALDYMNKCFKSDSELAAQCIRPPEFIEVSDIDSTEKYYVVEIDIEPKIIIVSSKLFSVHLPNFREDSNKVEYEKKTMYRRNGSKTEPISNQEEFYSSLRHRDELRKEAEKDHIVPDVSVDLGRKLAMLITDGKGKIEKEKWHIVVANRFQEEHLKCIDFLLDLKIFCVFDFDPDSKASGLCKKYIEHHAANLHFLQNYKIPDEMSIKDFEGELRLFEQVSWIFCNGRNDFRGNETPCDEIAWITNRKTFLKEAVCLICKQILPNGTFSVIFFLTSPVELPIVHTFHEFIAEMQGHDDIICISESEDNYSKWEGYAQWSCTAETVQSKSISGMKMSHVDATIQQLQPSRTRVAKHLSVFSKGVCQLEKIEEERMSSIEILSIDQCDDTITDSEDEIKVIEENFYRGGKVSWINFWLSEKKHVGEFIQRDTYKEISKRISDLPKWNMEQPAVYDLRIYHQPGSGGSTVARQVLWNNRKNFRCAVARHSFSASKVAEHAVKLREYEEVDAQKCLPVLLLVEDFDTEYLEDLRRELESAVRTQKIKPGTLCFLLLSCRQSHEPEKMSKESPLQNFSVTHKLSAEEKREFARKKTEVEKQYSANYIITFVLMSEEFNKDYIIKFVKDLLVGIKHGDVVTHLIHYVALLNTYVQNSYLSQSHCEALLLLSMQTNIEPTANKQTRKKHTDRCRRHLFESSLNKQAKVLFIHLRDEKTHIQSIRILHPLIAKEVLRQLLGKDQQQSDIAMKLLKDDVLFQNSFGKEHYHRFLRDLCMRRNKIIKGDKSDTSFSPLIEHILEKENPEKAFEILKAAYTRFNEDPFFAQQLARLCYTYEKFPEAKVWADTAEKKMPHNSYILDTKGQVFKRWFNDKYKNLEGNISPESTVDTIATALEAIECFRTCEGAANLEQDSMNNSGYFSEVQVERDLLDLVLKVFPRGEKGRSECMQYLVTGHIPERVKKPWECFHSKLKFIHKNMHDALTRISEDLSYFQMDVSLDDDEQYSTELKTRNPVKWLARQTAWYGNFFKDVELPSKEQNQLSTRMKLCSLGGDNITSIFSLLSEKKQDQLESIVTVYGGLKKLDQMELANYIASQIALGCVSSASTSSKLKELQACSHQFPRDRDRCHPNALFLLTLLFWPEDGDTNQERDNKYEILMSALDVLKRSFKIKQKNVPHKELRVFTHFYLGKGSGLSKIVHKSMIQAFKTFTVSQKRIKWFDGYIWKTPEIVHMLKRVQGWTEHGNVYIKGCKGKEIKIRALNSDSVPDGNENVEFYVGFTFQGPVACGITVCDASET, from the exons ATGG CTGAGGAAAGTGAAAAACGACCAATTGAAAGCTGGACAGAATCCGATGTGAGCACCTGGTTGAGGTCCATAAAAATTGATGAGAAGTATATTCAGAAATTTCAAGAGGAAGAAGTCAATGGGGTGGTCCTCTTACAAGCAACTGAAAAATATCTGAAAAACAAGATTGGAATGAAATCTGGACCTATCCATCTTCTGATGACCAAAAGGGATGAGCTCACCAATTCTTCTCCAGCTACTAAGCCTCAAGATGCCACTGCAGGGAAAAGTGAAAATCAATCAAACCAGCAAGAGCAGTGTGTTTTAAGTGGGAATGGAAGCAAAGTAAAATCAaaaaccaaaataaaaaaagcttCTCAGAGAGGGTTGTCTGCGAAAAGAGACTGCAAACCTCGGCCTTTTGGCAAAGAGGGGGTTAACTTCACATATGCAAAGCACAATGTGTTAAAGCCTGAATCGGGCGTTGTTGATATGATTTCTCCTTGTCATGAATACAAGTCATTTGAAATTGCTGCTGACTTGGACAATCAGAGGTTACAAGCCAAACTTGCCAAAGAAACTTTCAAATTCGCCTGTGGATGTATGAACATGCGAACAAATGGCACAATACACTTCGGTGTGATGGACAGTGTGAGCGACTCTGGTTATGTTCATGGTGAGATAATAGGTATTCCTATTAAAGACAAagatgtgtatgttgatgcattAGACTACATGAATAAGTGCTTTAAATCTGATAGTGAGCTCGCAGCACAGTGTATTCGCCCACCGGAGTTTATTGAAGTTTCAGACATTGACAGCACAGAAAAATATTATGTGGTAGAAATTGATATTGAACCAAAAATCATTATCGTGTCCAGCAAACTGTTCTCTGTCCATCTGCCGAATTTCAGGGAGGATTCAAATAAGGTGGAATATGAAAAGAAAACGATGTACCGTAGAAATGGTTCCAAAACTGAACCAATCAGCAATCAGGAAGAGTTTTACTCCAGTCTAAGACACCGAGATGAGCTTAGAAAAGAAGCTGAAAAGGACCACATTGTTCCAGATGTGAGTGTTGACCTTGGAAGAAAACTGGCGATGTTGATCACTGATGGAAAAGGGAAAATCGAAAAGGAAAAGTGGCACATTGTTGTTGCAAACAGATTTCAGGAAGAACATTTGAAATGCATTGACTTTTTACTGGATCTGAAAATTTTCTGTGTGTTTGACTTTGACCCCGACTCCAAAGCATCTGGATTATGCAAAAAATACATTGAGCACCATGCAGCAAATTTACATTTCTTACAAAACTACAAAATACCAGATGAAATGAGCATTAAAGACTTTGAAGGTGAATTGCGTTTGTTTGAACAGGTCAGCTGGATTTTTTGCAATGGACGAAATGATTTCCGTGGAAATGAGACTCCCTGTGATGAAATTGCATGGATTACAAATAGAAAGACATTTCTAAAGGAGGCAGTGTGTCTGATTTGTAAACAAATCTTACCAAATGGCACTTTCTCTGTGATTTTCTTTCTTACCTCTCCAGTTGAGCTACCGATCGTTCACACTTTCCATGAGTTCATTGCTGAAATGCAAGGTCATGATGATATCATTTGCATTTCAGAGTCTGAAGACAATTACAGCAAATGGGAAGGTTATGCTCAGTGGTCTTGCACTGCTGAGACTGTGCAGTCTAAGAGTATTTCAGGGATGAAAATGAGCCATGTCGATGCTACAATTCAGCAGCTTCAGCCCTCCAGAACAAGGGTCGCCAAGCACCTTTCTGTCTTCAGTAAAGGTGTTTGCCAACTTGAAAAGATTGAAGAAGAAAGAATGTCTTCTATAGAAATTCTGAGCATTGACCAGTGTGATGATACCATAACTGATTCTGAGGATGAAATCAAAGTCATTGAGGAGAATTTTTATCGCGGGGGCAAAGTGAGTTGGATCAATTTTTGGCTGTCAGAAAAGAAACATGTTGGGGAATTCATCCAGAGAGATACATATAAAGAAATTTCCAAACGTATCAGTGACCTTCCCAAGTGGAATATGGAACAACCAGCTGTTTATGATCTTAGAATATACCACCAACCAGGTAGTGGTGGAAGCACTGTTGCACGGCAAGTGCTGTGGAATAACAGGAAAAACTTCAGATGTGCAGTGGCAAGACACTCATTCTCTGCTTCAAAAGTGGCTGAGCATGCGGTGAAATTGCGAGAGTATGAGGAAGTCGACGCACAGAAATGTCTTCCAGTTCTTTTGCTGGTTGAAGATTTCGACACAGAATACCTTGAAGATCTAAGGAGAGAGCTTGAATCGGCTGTGAGAACTCAGAAGATCAAGCCAGGGACACTGTGTTTTCTTTTACTAAGCTGCAGACAATCACATGAACCAGAAAAAATGAGCAAGGAGTCGCCATTACAGAATTTTTCCGTGACTCATAAACTGTCAGCAGAAGAGAAGAGAGAGTTTGCACGAAAAAAGACTGAAGTTGAAAAGCAATATTCAGCCAATTACATCATAACCTTTGTTTTGATGAGTGAGGAATTTAACAAAGACtacatcatcaaatttgtgaaagATTTACTTGTTGGCATTAAGCATGGAGATGTTGTCACTCACCTTATTCATTATGTGGCATTACTCAATACTTATGTGCAAAACTCCTATCTCTCTCAGTCCCATTGTGAAGCTCTGCTACTACTAAGCATGCAGACAAATATTGAACCCACTGCCAACAAGCAGACCAGAAAAAAACATACAGATAGATGCAGAAGGCACTTGTTTGAATCATCATTAAACAAGCAGGCCAAAGTTCTCTTCATCCATCTGAGAGATGAGAAGACTCATATTCAAAGCATACGCATCCTTCATCCCTTGATTGCTAAAGAAGTCCTTCGCCAACTTTTGGGCAAAGACCAGCAGCAGAGTGACATAGCCATGAAACTACTGAAAGATGATGTGCTTTTTCAGAACAGTTTTGGAAAAGAGCATTACCACAGATTCCTGCGTGACCTCTGCATGAGACGCAATAAGATCATTAAAGGAGACAAATCTGACACTTCATTTTCTCCCCTCATTGAACACATTTTGGAGAAGGAAAATCCGGAAAAGGCTTTCGAGATCCTGAAAGCGGCCTACACGCGGTTTAATGAAGATCCCTTCTTTGCTCAGCAGCTTGCACGGTTGTGTTACACATATGAGAAGTTTCCAGAAGCTAAGGTCTGGGCAGATACAGCCGAGAAAAAGATGCCACACAACTCCTATATCTTGGATACAAAGGGCCAAGTATTTAAAAGATGGTTCAATGACAAATATAAAAatcttgaaggtaacatcagTCCTGAAAGCACTGTGGACACAATTGCAACAGCGCTAGAAGCAATTGAATGCTTCAGAACTTGCGAGGGAGCAGCCAATTTGGAACAGGACTCTATGAATAATTCAGGCTACTTCTCAGAAGTTCAAGTAGAGCGTGATCTTTTGGATCTAGTCTTGAAAGTGTTTCCACGTGGAGAAAAGGGCCGCTCTGAGTGCATGCAGTACTTAGTGACAGGTCACATTCCAGAAAGGGTGAAAAAGCCGTGGGAGTGTTTTCACAGTAAACTGAAATTCATTCACAAGAATATGCATGATGCCCTCACAAGGATTTCAGAAGATCTGAGCTATTTCCAGATGGACGTCAGTTTGGATGATGATGAACAATACAGCactgaactgaaaacaaggaatCCAGTAAAATGGCTTGCAAGACAAACTGCCTGGTATGGGAATTTTTTCAAAGATGTAGAGTTGCCCTCCAAAGAACAAAATCAATTATCAACACGCATGAAACTTTGCTCTCTTGGAGGTGATAATATTACCAGCATCTTTTCTCTTTTGTCTGAAAAGAAACAGGACCAACTAGAATCCATCGTTACTGTATACGGTGGGCTGAAGAAACTTGATCAAATGGAACTGGCCAACTACATAGCATCTCAGATAGCCTTAGGGTGTGTTTCAAGTGCATCCACTTCTTCTAAACTCAAGGAGCTTCAAGCATGCAGCCATCAGTTCCCTCGGGACAGAGACAGATGTCACCCCAATGCCCTGTTCTTACTCACATTGCTTTTCTGGCCAGAGGATGGCGACACCAATCAGGAGAGAGATAACAAATATGAAATCCTTATGTCTGCTTTGGATGTTTTGAAACGAAGCTTcaaaattaaacagaaaaatgtgcCTCACAAAGAGCTGAGAGTTTTCACGCATTTCTACCTTGGCAAAGGAAGTGGCCTGAGTAAGATTGTCCACAAAAGTATGATACAGGCCTTCAAAACATTCACAGTGTCACAAAAAAGAATTAAGTGGTTTGATGGATATATCTGGAAAACGCCAGAGATTGTGCACATGCTGAAACGTGTTCAAGGCTGGACGGAACATGGAAATGTCTATATCAAAGGCTGTAAAGGGAAGGAGATCAAGATACGTGCCCTGAACTCTGATTCAGTACCTGATGGTAACGAGAATGTTGAATTTTATGTGGGATTTACATTTCAAGGACCTGTTGCTTGTGGCATCACTGTCTGTGATGCCAGTGAGACATAG